The following are encoded in a window of Amphibacillus xylanus NBRC 15112 genomic DNA:
- the spoIIIAA gene encoding stage III sporulation protein AA gives MEQSIARLFPEKYRQRILLAIQEHRDNMEEIRVRLNRPLELVLKSGYATLDELIPDESDGQYILNQLSGYSRYKFEEELKQGYITIAGGYRVGIVGRTVLEKGSIKQIQSISSFNIRMASEKIGIAQPIINSLVKQSSYYNTLIVGPPQSGKTTLIRDISRLIGTGWGHMEAKKVGIVDERSEIAGSRNGIPFYQVGKRTDVLDNCPKSEGMMLMIRSMSPDIIIVDEIGSVRDIEAIQEVIRSGVGLVCTLHSDSYQSIKQSKHLKPIIENQFFQRYLVLSRNKKITILDHEGKTLGLNRRLTNELDWGNSFNHRNLTNWI, from the coding sequence GTGGAACAGAGTATAGCAAGATTATTTCCGGAAAAGTATCGCCAAAGAATTTTACTAGCTATTCAAGAACATAGAGACAATATGGAAGAAATCAGGGTGAGACTAAATCGTCCACTTGAATTAGTCTTAAAATCTGGTTATGCCACGTTAGATGAATTAATACCTGATGAGTCTGATGGACAATATATATTAAATCAATTAAGTGGTTATTCACGATATAAATTTGAAGAAGAATTAAAGCAGGGGTATATTACGATTGCTGGTGGTTATCGAGTAGGAATCGTTGGACGAACTGTATTAGAAAAAGGATCAATTAAACAAATTCAATCAATTTCATCATTCAATATAAGAATGGCTTCTGAAAAAATTGGTATCGCTCAGCCGATCATTAATTCCTTAGTCAAACAAAGTAGCTATTATAACACATTGATTGTTGGACCACCTCAATCTGGAAAAACAACCTTGATTAGAGATATTTCACGATTAATTGGGACAGGCTGGGGACATATGGAAGCAAAAAAAGTAGGAATTGTTGATGAACGTTCTGAAATTGCTGGATCCAGGAATGGTATACCATTTTACCAAGTTGGTAAACGAACAGATGTTTTGGATAATTGCCCTAAGTCAGAAGGGATGATGTTAATGATCCGATCAATGTCACCCGACATCATTATAGTTGATGAAATAGGTTCTGTTCGCGATATAGAGGCAATCCAAGAGGTTATTCGTTCAGGTGTTGGATTAGTTTGTACTTTGCACAGTGATAGTTATCAATCTATTAAACAAAGCAAGCATCTTAAGCCAATAATTGAAAATCAATTCTTTCAAAGATATTTAGTATTATCAAGAAATAAAAAGATTACCATCTTAGATCATGAGGGGAAAACATTAGGCTTAAATCGGAGGTTAACTAATGAACTTGATTGGGGCAATTCTTTTAATCATCGCAACCTCACTAATTGGATTTGA
- a CDS encoding stage III sporulation protein AB: MNLIGAILLIIATSLIGFEKAARLKKRPDQILQFKGALQVMEAEILYSQRLLADVCLQISTQIPAPVSHFFRKIGEEIGHHHDLPKLWIDELKHLLSYSALKHDEINVLKQFGQTLGHFDLINQQKQIQLAIVHLDRILIEAQNEYLIFSKVYRGIGVLSGILIALILM; the protein is encoded by the coding sequence ATGAACTTGATTGGGGCAATTCTTTTAATCATCGCAACCTCACTAATTGGATTTGAGAAGGCAGCACGATTAAAAAAAAGACCTGATCAAATCCTACAATTTAAAGGTGCATTGCAAGTGATGGAAGCGGAAATTCTCTATAGTCAACGATTACTTGCTGATGTCTGTTTACAAATATCAACTCAAATTCCCGCACCCGTATCACACTTTTTCAGAAAGATAGGGGAGGAAATAGGGCATCACCATGATTTGCCAAAGCTTTGGATTGATGAATTAAAGCACCTCTTAAGTTATTCAGCTCTAAAACATGATGAAATAAATGTGTTAAAACAATTTGGACAGACACTTGGGCATTTTGATTTAATTAATCAACAAAAGCAAATTCAATTAGCGATTGTGCATTTAGATCGAATTTTAATAGAAGCTCAAAATGAGTACTTAATTTTTAGTAAAGTTTATCGTGGAATAGGTGTTTTATCTGGCATATTAATTGCACTAATATTGATGTAG
- the spoIIIAC gene encoding stage III sporulation protein AC, translating to MYQDASIIFQIAGIGIIVAMIHTILKQMGKEEYAQFITLVGFIIVLMMVIDRIADLFQQIRTIFLFKG from the coding sequence ATGTATCAGGACGCCTCCATAATATTTCAAATTGCAGGAATAGGGATCATTGTTGCGATGATTCATACGATATTAAAGCAAATGGGTAAAGAGGAGTATGCGCAATTTATTACATTAGTTGGGTTTATCATCGTCTTAATGATGGTGATTGATCGAATTGCTGATCTATTCCAGCAAATTAGAACAATCTTTTTATTTAAAGGGTAA
- the spoIIIAD gene encoding stage III sporulation protein AD, whose amino-acid sequence MQLIQVILIGIVTTLLITLIKSYQPTFALVLVMITSLFLFYFIIVPLGEIIDLMRSLFSRFRIDSLYLETVFQIVGIAYLTELGSQLTKDAGLNSISSKIELVGKISIIFVSIPILTAIIETIIHLLP is encoded by the coding sequence ATGCAACTTATCCAAGTGATATTAATTGGAATTGTTACAACGCTATTAATTACATTAATAAAGTCATATCAACCTACATTTGCTTTGGTATTAGTGATGATTACCTCTCTATTTTTATTTTATTTTATTATTGTACCGCTAGGTGAAATTATCGACTTGATGAGATCGTTATTTAGTCGATTTAGAATAGATTCGCTTTACTTAGAAACAGTGTTTCAAATTGTCGGAATAGCCTATTTAACGGAATTAGGATCTCAATTAACTAAAGATGCTGGCTTGAACTCAATTTCAAGCAAAATAGAGCTAGTTGGGAAAATATCAATTATATTTGTATCAATCCCCATACTAACAGCAATTATTGAAACAATCATTCACTTACTTCCTTAA
- the spoIIIAE gene encoding stage III sporulation protein AE, producing MTKCLNVLIFCILLCLIFQIDVQAESVDSNDVSIQPDSLLDEIDVSELESYWSDVRSDYSKFIPNVDRLTVRDLITNQGQLTFIDWVIAIIQLLGQEIFLNGQLLGQLILIAIISALLKNIQSSFQSNTVTVVANFVLMMILTTIAVSSFTVISELIIDTISKMHNFIIAILPLILGLMAMLGGVFSASFFHPLIISFLYFIVVLVDKVVLVLIFLSLVLHLVSQMNQTFQLTKLADLLRKISLGLLFMSLTIFLTILSAKGTITAVQDGLGIKTAKFVTNNFIPVVGRMLSEATDTIFATTQVIKNGLGLFGLITILLVVCLPIIKVAVIGGFYKFAAAILQPIGDDQVVKSISIISDHVFYLLAILVVVSFMFLMIIVVLLIASNLTLMIR from the coding sequence ATGACGAAATGTCTTAATGTGTTGATTTTTTGTATTCTACTTTGTTTAATATTTCAAATTGATGTACAGGCAGAGTCTGTTGATTCAAATGATGTGAGTATACAACCAGATAGTTTACTAGATGAAATAGATGTTAGTGAATTAGAGTCCTATTGGTCTGACGTCAGGAGTGACTACTCTAAATTTATTCCCAATGTTGATAGATTAACAGTAAGAGACTTAATCACAAATCAAGGTCAGCTTACATTCATCGATTGGGTAATAGCGATCATACAACTACTTGGACAAGAGATCTTCCTAAATGGACAATTACTTGGTCAGCTAATCTTAATTGCAATTATCTCCGCACTACTAAAAAACATTCAATCTTCTTTCCAATCAAATACAGTAACAGTTGTTGCAAACTTTGTTTTAATGATGATCTTAACAACAATAGCCGTCTCTAGCTTTACCGTCATTAGTGAGCTTATTATCGACACGATTAGCAAAATGCACAATTTTATTATTGCGATCTTACCACTAATTTTAGGATTAATGGCTATGTTAGGTGGTGTGTTTTCAGCATCATTTTTTCATCCACTGATTATTTCCTTTTTATATTTCATAGTTGTACTTGTTGATAAAGTCGTTTTAGTGCTAATTTTCTTATCGTTAGTATTACATTTAGTTAGTCAAATGAATCAAACATTTCAACTGACTAAATTAGCAGATCTACTAAGGAAAATAAGCTTAGGCTTGTTGTTTATGAGTCTGACAATTTTTTTAACGATTTTATCAGCCAAAGGAACGATTACTGCGGTTCAAGATGGTTTGGGAATCAAAACAGCTAAATTTGTTACAAATAATTTTATTCCTGTTGTTGGACGGATGCTTTCTGAAGCAACTGATACGATCTTCGCTACTACTCAAGTGATTAAAAATGGATTAGGTCTATTTGGTCTAATAACAATTTTATTAGTCGTCTGTTTACCAATAATAAAAGTAGCTGTAATCGGTGGATTTTATAAGTTTGCTGCAGCGATACTTCAGCCAATTGGTGACGATCAAGTCGTAAAAAGTATTTCAATTATCTCAGATCACGTTTTCTATTTATTAGCTATTCTCGTTGTCGTATCATTTATGTTTTTAATGATAATCGTCGTTTTATTAATTGCTAGTAATTTAACTTTAATGATTAGGTAG
- the spoIIIAF gene encoding stage III sporulation protein AF, which translates to MSLLTNWITQMIILLLIMMITTMILPDKHMKKYAQFSLSLMFIFLFIQPVSAIFNVNFSHESAKMVESLFGTITKDNLENEVDLKKKEIQATHDAYVIDEMEKQLMQQMKDEFAHQFNYSIIDVDIFVEDEHDINPDEIIFHFTLAESNQYISEVKPVIISTIDHTIEQENELSSQDQLILAWLSHELGITQDQVQISWEGG; encoded by the coding sequence TTGAGTCTATTAACTAATTGGATTACTCAAATGATTATTCTATTGCTCATTATGATGATCACAACAATGATCTTACCGGATAAACACATGAAAAAATATGCGCAATTTAGTTTATCTCTCATGTTTATCTTTCTCTTTATCCAACCCGTTTCTGCAATTTTTAATGTCAATTTCTCGCATGAATCAGCAAAAATGGTTGAGTCATTGTTTGGTACGATTACAAAAGATAATTTAGAAAATGAAGTAGATCTGAAAAAAAAAGAAATACAAGCTACACATGATGCATATGTTATAGATGAGATGGAAAAACAACTGATGCAACAAATGAAAGACGAATTTGCTCATCAATTTAACTATTCAATAATCGATGTAGATATCTTTGTAGAAGACGAGCATGACATTAACCCAGATGAGATTATCTTTCATTTTACTCTAGCAGAATCAAACCAATATATTTCAGAAGTTAAACCAGTCATTATTTCTACAATTGATCATACGATTGAACAAGAAAACGAATTGAGCAGTCAAGATCAATTAATACTAGCTTGGTTAAGTCATGAGCTTGGTATTACTCAAGATCAAGTGCAAATTTCATGGGAGGGGGGATGA
- the spoIIIAG gene encoding stage III sporulation protein AG, giving the protein MLDNPIKKITEWFKKTSDSNMSKSNYLIILACIGVIMLIISQLFSKPNQPEVEEYGLIQTDTQEIEAATKQKSNDPLIELEQAYQADLAAMLEKISGISNVEVMVNLDATGETIYEKNLIVGTQTTVESDQGGGTRNIDDLTEEQQVVIIRQGDQEVPLIVQNKKPTVRGVLVVANGVEEIQIKQWATEAVSRVLNVPPHRISIMPRSKGES; this is encoded by the coding sequence ATGTTGGACAATCCTATCAAAAAAATAACAGAATGGTTCAAAAAAACTTCGGATTCAAATATGAGCAAATCAAACTACTTAATCATTTTAGCATGCATTGGGGTAATCATGCTGATCATCAGTCAATTATTCTCTAAGCCTAATCAGCCTGAAGTCGAAGAGTATGGATTAATACAAACAGACACACAAGAAATAGAAGCTGCTACGAAACAAAAAAGTAACGATCCACTTATTGAATTGGAACAAGCCTATCAAGCAGATTTAGCTGCAATGCTCGAAAAAATTTCTGGAATTTCAAATGTTGAAGTAATGGTAAATTTAGATGCTACTGGGGAAACGATTTATGAAAAGAATTTAATTGTTGGAACACAAACTACAGTTGAGTCAGATCAAGGTGGCGGGACCCGTAACATTGATGACTTAACAGAAGAACAACAAGTAGTCATTATTAGACAAGGCGATCAGGAGGTACCATTAATCGTTCAAAATAAAAAACCAACAGTAAGGGGTGTCCTAGTTGTAGCAAATGGAGTTGAGGAAATCCAAATAAAACAATGGGCAACTGAAGCAGTTTCACGTGTTTTAAATGTCCCTCCTCATCGAATATCTATTATGCCTAGAAGCAAAGGAGAGAGTTAA
- a CDS encoding SpoIIIAH-like family protein — protein sequence MLKKQTVWLLTLLSLTIVLSVFYMNSPDSDDFSFVFQEKSKEDTEKTAGDLSDLNQNLTSTSDLEGTDLEDMVSSVSTEDDLFTLIRMELAQSRSSQMEKLESVVASGTASADEKNTAFEELTRINQLSTKELIVEESLKAEYGYPDVLVRSMEDTVIVTVKTDQLSDKEANEIMRTVYDEFGALQVEVKFQPSNS from the coding sequence ATGTTAAAAAAACAAACGGTATGGTTATTAACATTGCTAAGTTTAACAATTGTATTAAGCGTTTTTTACATGAATTCGCCAGATTCAGATGATTTTTCTTTTGTGTTTCAGGAAAAGTCGAAAGAGGATACAGAGAAGACAGCTGGTGATCTTTCTGATCTTAACCAAAATCTAACATCTACATCAGATTTAGAAGGAACGGACCTTGAGGATATGGTTTCATCTGTTTCAACAGAAGATGATTTGTTTACATTAATTCGTATGGAATTAGCACAATCTAGAAGTAGCCAAATGGAAAAATTAGAATCTGTAGTTGCTTCAGGAACAGCATCAGCTGATGAGAAAAATACAGCATTTGAAGAATTAACAAGAATAAATCAACTATCAACAAAGGAATTAATCGTTGAAGAAAGCCTTAAAGCTGAATACGGTTATCCAGATGTCTTGGTTAGATCAATGGAAGATACGGTTATTGTAACAGTTAAAACAGATCAATTGTCCGATAAAGAAGCAAATGAAATAATGAGAACTGTTTATGACGAATTTGGTGCATTACAAGTTGAAGTGAAGTTCCAACCATCAAATTCATAA
- the accB gene encoding acetyl-CoA carboxylase biotin carboxyl carrier protein, with translation MLSIDEIKALIKALDESSVDEMVYEADNQKLKLKKHTAPAYKQDTVQYLPQAVIEPIQSNQDNQVYQAASEQTEAEAHYDYEITSPMVGTFYRSESPDSGPYISVGEQISKGTIVCMIEAMKLFNEIESDVNGEVVEVVAENGELVEYGQPLFRIKLK, from the coding sequence ATGTTATCGATTGATGAAATTAAAGCGTTAATAAAAGCATTAGATGAATCATCTGTTGATGAAATGGTATATGAAGCAGATAATCAAAAGTTAAAATTAAAAAAACATACGGCACCAGCTTATAAACAAGATACTGTTCAATATTTACCACAAGCAGTGATTGAGCCGATTCAAAGCAATCAAGATAATCAAGTTTATCAAGCAGCATCGGAGCAGACAGAAGCTGAGGCACATTATGATTATGAAATTACTTCTCCAATGGTTGGGACATTTTATCGATCTGAATCTCCAGATAGTGGTCCATATATTTCTGTTGGTGAACAAATAAGCAAAGGCACGATTGTTTGCATGATCGAAGCGATGAAATTGTTTAATGAAATTGAATCAGATGTGAACGGTGAGGTTGTAGAAGTCGTTGCTGAAAATGGAGAGCTTGTTGAATATGGTCAGCCTCTATTTAGAATTAAACTAAAGTAG
- the accC gene encoding acetyl-CoA carboxylase biotin carboxylase subunit translates to MFKKILIANRGEIAVRIIRACKELGIETVAIYSEADADALHVQLADEAYCIGPANSSESYLNFTPIMSVANLTGAEAIHPGYGFLAENPDFAELCDKCNITFIGPSVYAIQKMGTKDIARKTMEDAGVPIVPGTNGVIKDIKEASDFAEQIGYPVIVKATAGGGGKGIRVVRDPQDLIKAIKVTEQEAEQAFGNPGVYLEKFIEDFSHVEIQILADNYGNVIHLGERDCTVQRRLQKLIEETPSPAINEEIRKQMGEAAIKAAKAVNYSGAGTIEFIFDKSSNEFYFMEMNTRIQVEHPVTEMVTGIDLIKEQIKIANNQPLDFKQSDVKLSGWAIECRINAEDPYRDFLPNPGQIELYLPPGGLGVRVDSAAYPGYIIPPYYDSMIAKLITYGQTRDEAIERMKRALSEFYVEGISTTIPFHQKVMEHSVFLSGNFNTKFLELNPILDDVR, encoded by the coding sequence GTGTTTAAGAAAATCTTAATTGCCAATCGCGGTGAAATTGCTGTTCGGATTATTAGAGCATGTAAAGAGCTTGGTATTGAAACTGTGGCAATCTACTCAGAAGCTGATGCTGACGCACTACATGTCCAGTTAGCTGACGAGGCGTATTGTATTGGTCCAGCAAATAGTTCTGAGAGCTATTTGAATTTCACTCCAATTATGAGTGTTGCTAATTTAACAGGAGCAGAAGCGATTCACCCTGGTTACGGATTTTTAGCAGAGAATCCTGATTTTGCTGAACTGTGTGATAAATGCAATATCACTTTTATTGGTCCTAGTGTATATGCGATTCAAAAAATGGGAACAAAGGATATTGCAAGGAAAACGATGGAGGACGCTGGTGTACCTATTGTTCCAGGAACAAATGGAGTGATTAAGGATATTAAAGAGGCGAGCGATTTTGCTGAGCAGATTGGCTATCCAGTAATTGTTAAGGCGACTGCTGGTGGTGGGGGTAAGGGAATTCGTGTCGTAAGAGATCCACAAGACTTAATCAAAGCGATTAAAGTAACTGAACAAGAAGCGGAACAAGCATTTGGGAACCCAGGTGTCTATTTAGAAAAATTTATTGAAGATTTCTCACATGTTGAAATACAAATACTAGCTGATAACTATGGTAATGTGATACACTTAGGTGAGAGAGACTGCACAGTCCAACGCCGATTGCAGAAGTTAATTGAAGAAACACCATCTCCCGCAATCAATGAGGAAATTCGCAAACAAATGGGAGAGGCCGCTATTAAAGCAGCCAAAGCTGTAAACTACTCTGGTGCCGGAACAATTGAATTCATTTTTGATAAAAGTTCTAATGAATTCTATTTTATGGAAATGAATACGCGAATTCAAGTTGAGCATCCTGTTACAGAAATGGTGACAGGCATTGACTTAATTAAAGAGCAAATTAAAATTGCAAATAATCAGCCGCTAGATTTTAAACAATCGGATGTTAAACTAAGTGGCTGGGCAATTGAATGCCGGATTAATGCAGAAGACCCATATCGTGATTTCTTACCGAATCCAGGGCAAATCGAGCTGTATTTACCGCCAGGTGGTTTAGGTGTTAGAGTAGATTCTGCTGCGTACCCGGGATATATTATCCCACCTTATTACGATTCAATGATTGCTAAACTCATTACTTATGGTCAAACGAGAGATGAAGCAATTGAGCGAATGAAACGAGCGTTAAGTGAATTTTATGTTGAGGGTATCTCAACAACAATTCCTTTCCATCAAAAAGTTATGGAACATTCGGTATTCCTATCAGGTAATTTTAATACGAAATTCCTTGAATTAAATCCGATTCTCGATGATGTAAGGTAA
- a CDS encoding Asp23/Gls24 family envelope stress response protein, translating to MSEETILNVSEDASLGKVEIAPGVIEVIAGIATTEIEGVYSRRGNFATDVAERFGLKTHTKGIKVELTDTGVTIDVYVVFNYGVTIPLVAQKVQQNIRQQLKTMTALEIEEINVHVVGVHMDKEESQSE from the coding sequence TTGAGCGAAGAAACAATTTTAAATGTCAGTGAAGACGCAAGTTTAGGTAAAGTAGAGATAGCACCTGGAGTGATAGAAGTTATTGCAGGAATAGCAACGACTGAAATTGAAGGTGTATACTCACGTAGAGGAAATTTTGCAACAGACGTTGCAGAAAGATTTGGTTTAAAGACACATACTAAAGGTATTAAAGTCGAGCTAACAGACACAGGCGTAACAATTGATGTATATGTTGTGTTTAATTATGGTGTTACAATTCCACTAGTTGCTCAAAAAGTTCAACAAAATATTAGACAACAATTAAAAACAATGACTGCATTAGAAATAGAAGAAATTAATGTTCATGTCGTTGGTGTTCACATGGATAAAGAAGAAAGTCAAAGTGAATAA
- the nusB gene encoding transcription antitermination factor NusB, translating into MNRRLGREKAFQVLFSLDNEDFDVDSAIEHILEEEPNEFVRTLIYGVVREKESIDKKITEHLENWTLDRLAYVEKALLRMAVFEMFSDLDTPKGVVINEVIEVAHIYGDEKSGQFINGVLAKINK; encoded by the coding sequence ATGAATCGTAGACTTGGAAGAGAAAAAGCTTTTCAAGTGCTTTTCTCATTAGATAATGAAGATTTTGATGTGGATAGCGCAATTGAACATATTTTAGAGGAAGAACCTAATGAATTTGTTAGAACGCTAATTTATGGAGTAGTTAGAGAAAAAGAATCAATAGATAAAAAAATCACTGAGCATTTAGAAAATTGGACGCTAGATCGGTTAGCATATGTAGAAAAAGCACTTCTTCGTATGGCGGTGTTTGAAATGTTTTCTGATCTTGATACACCAAAAGGTGTTGTCATTAACGAAGTCATTGAAGTTGCTCATATTTACGGAGATGAGAAGTCAGGCCAATTTATTAATGGTGTATTAGCAAAAATTAATAAATAA